The Danio aesculapii chromosome 8, fDanAes4.1, whole genome shotgun sequence genome window below encodes:
- the LOC130233274 gene encoding lipoxygenase homology domain-containing protein 1-like encodes MSLGGSSGWFLDWVEIDAPSQGQRLRFPCGRWLDTGEDDGAIIRDLYPAELQTELYTPFVPYEISTFTSDVFAAGTDANVFIALYGQNGVCTQQKYLCVNKRERRLYFERAADDMFIVELEDVGDILEKIRIGHENQGTNPGWHLDRVEIRRLLRKGKGSETTIFPCERWLAKSEDDGETVRELVPSDIITEKLLRDGTLKHNEIEVEDALETHTYKVSVRTGYMHGAGNGCQRISDYLRRIGETPESEAQQIREQQNKLRKEQ; translated from the exons atgagcctgg gagGCTCGTCCGGCTGGTTTCTGGACTGGGTGGAGATCGACGCTCCTTCTCAAGGACAGAGGCTTCGTTTCCCCTGCGGACGCTGGCTGGACACGGGAGAGGATGATGGAGCGATTATCAGAGATCTGTATCCTGCAGAGCTGCAGACAGAACTCTACACACCAT TCGTCCCCTATGAGATCAGCACCTTCACTAGTGATGTGTTCGCCGCGGGGACAGATGCTAACGTGTTTATCGCTCTGTACGGTCAGAATGGTGTGTGTACGCAGCAGAAATACCTGTGTGTGAACAAGCGAGAGCGACGGCTGTACTTTGAGAGAGCAGCAGACGACATGTTCATCGTGGAG cTGGAGGACGTCGGAGACATCCTGGAAAAGATCCGCATCGGGCACGAAAACCAGGGCACGAACCCCGGCTGGCATCTGGACCGCGTGGAGATCAGGAGGCTGCTGAGAAAAGGAAAG GGTTCAGAGACGACCATTTTCCCCTGCGAGCGCTGGCTGGCCAAATCCGAGGATGACGGAGAGACGGTGCGAGAGCTGGTGCCATCAGACATCATCACAGAGAAACTACTGAGAGACGGGACACTCAAACACAACGAGATCGAGGTGGAGGACGCTCTGGAGA CTCACACATATAAGGTGTCTGTGCGGACGGGATACATGCACGGAGCTGGAAACGGATGCCAACGTATTTCTGACTATTTACGGAGAATTGGGGAGACACCGGAGAGCGAAGCTCAGCAAATCCGAGAGCAGCAAAACAAGTTGAGAAAGGAGCAGTGA